Proteins from a single region of Thunnus maccoyii chromosome 23, fThuMac1.1, whole genome shotgun sequence:
- the LOC121890599 gene encoding sodium- and chloride-dependent GABA transporter 2-like, with translation MEERGQWSNKIEFVLSVAGSIIGLGNMWRFPYLCYKNGGGAFLIPYLIFLFACGVPVFFLETALGQYTSQGGITCWRKISPLFEGLGYGTQVIVTLLNFYYIIVLAWGIFYLSFSFSWDLAWSSCNNTWNTANCVEFERRNNSVNQSIHLNITSPVMEFWERRALRISPGIDHMGSLNWDLALCLFIAWVMCYFCIWKGVKSTGKVVYFTATFPYVMLIVLLIRGLTLPGAGIGIQFYLYPDLGRLADPQVWMDAGTQIFFSYAICLGSLTALGSYNKYNNNCYKDCLSLCFLNSGTSFVAGFAIFSILGFMSYEQNVPISEVAESGPGLAFIAYPRAVSMMPFSPLWASLFFIMIVFLGLDSQFVCVESLVTAIVDMYPAVFRRKNRRELFLLGVVLFSFFMGLIMLMEGGMYVFQLFDYYAASGMCLLFMAIFETVCIAWVYGADRFYDNIEDMIGYRPGPYIKYCWLFFTPATCIVSISTN, from the exons ATGGAGGAGCGGGGCCAGTGGAGCAACAAGATAGAGTTTGTCCTGTCTGTTGCCGGCTCTATCATCGGCCTGGGCAACATGTGGCGCTTCCCTTACCTCTGCTACAAGAACGGGGGAG GTGCATTCCTCATCCCGTATCTCATCTTCCTGTTCGCCTGTGGTGTCCCTGTCTTCTTCCTGGAGACTGCCCTGGGTCAGTACACCAGTCAGGGAGGCATTACCTGCTGGAGGAAAATCAGTCCCTTGTTTGAAG GTCTTGGCTACGGCACCCAGGTGATAGTGACTCTGCTTAACTTCTACTACATCATCGTTCTGGCCTGGGGGATTTTCTacctgtctttctctttctcctggGACCTGGCCTGGTCCTCCTGCAACAACACATGGAACACAG CAAACTGTGTGGAGTTTGAGAGGAGGAACAACTCTGTCAACCAATCAATCCACCTAAACATTACCTCTCCTGTCATGGAGTTCTGGGA GAGAAGAGCGCTGAGGATTTCCCCAGGCATTGACCACATGGGCTCTCTGAACTGGGACCTGGCCCTGTGTCTGTTCATCGCATGGGTCATGTGCTACTTCTGCATCTGGAAGGGGGTGAAATCTACAGGAAAG GTGGTCTACTTCACTGCGACCTTCCCATATGTGATGCTGATTGTGCTGCTGATCAGAGGGCTCACCCTGCCTGGCGCCGGGATCGGCATCCAGTTTTACCTTTACCCTGACCTGGGACGACTGGCGGACCCACAG gtGTGGATGGATGCTGGCACCCAAATCTTCTTCTCCTACGCCATCTGTTTAGGGTCACTGACTGCTCTGGGCAGCtacaacaaatacaacaataacTGCTACAA AGATTGCCTGTCGCTGTGCTTTCTGAACAGTGGCACCAGTTTTGTGGCAGGCTTTGCGATCTTCTCCATTCTGGGTTTCATGTCTTATGAACAGAATGTTCCCATCTCAGAAGTTGCAGAATCTG GTCCTGGTCTAGCCTTCATAGCTTACCCCCGTGCTGTGAGCATGAtgcctttctctcctctgtgggCCTCCCTCTTCTTCATCATGATTGTTTTTCTGGGGCTTGACAGTCAG TTTGTGTGCGTAGAGAGCCTTGTGACGGCGATAGTCGACATGTACCCCGCTGTGTTCCGCCGCAAAAACCGCAGGGAGCTCTTCCTCTTGGGTGTggtcctcttctccttctttatgGGTCTCATCATGCTAATGGAG GGCGGCATGTACGTCTTCCAGCTCTTTGATTACTACGCGGCTAGTGGCATGTGTCTTCTCTTCATGGCCATCTTTGAGACTGTCTGCATTGCATGGGTCTATG GTGCAGACCGCTTTTATGATAACATCGAGGACATGATTGGCTACCGCCCAGGACCTTACATCAAGTACTGTTGGTTGTTCTTCACCCCAGCCACGTGCATTGTGAGTATATCAACAAACTAA
- the LOC121890600 gene encoding sodium- and chloride-dependent GABA transporter 2-like: MYYFSNFNICLQGTFAFSLIKYTPLKYNNEYVYPWWGYVIGWLLALSSMVCIPLWMVYKISTTQGTLRERIQLLITPSDDLPKTKREQEKLLAIFAPGGDATMNKNGYFPVSERDSNL; the protein is encoded by the exons AtgtattatttttctaattttaatatttgtctCCAGGGTACTTTTGCCTTCTCCCTCATCAAATACACTCCTCTAAAATACAATAATGAGTATGTGTATCCCTGGTGGGGCTATGTCATTGGCTGGCTGCTCGCCCTCTCCTCCATGGTCTGCATTCCCCTTTGGATGGTGTACAAGATCAGCACCACGCAGGGGACACTCAGAGAG CGCATCCAGCTGCTCATCACACCGTCTGATGACTTACCCAAAACCAAGAGGGAGCAGGAGAAGTTACTGGCCATCTTTGCTCCTGGGGGAGATGCCACCATGAATAAAAATGGCTACTTTCCTGTCTCAGAGAGGGACTCCAACTTATGA